TGGTTCAAATAataaaactgccatggtcaggatgccgtcttttccatggttagtaaaataaatttgccatggcaaaaattgtTTTGGTAACTTGGAAAATTTTGTATTGATGACATGTCAAAAGTTGTAAgtttattgccatggcaagttttgtGCTGGTGACATCACAAAAAGTTTTAAAAAGTTTTCTTGCCATGGCAAAAATTGTTCTGGTAACATGGCAAAAGTTTTAAGTTTATTGACATGGCAAGTTTTGTATTGGTGACATCACAAAAAGTTAAAAAGGTTCTTTTTCCATGACTACATTTGCCATGTTATGAAGTATGAATTTGCCATGCCTTGTAAACTACAATTGCCATGCCCCGTAAAATAAATAAATTTTCCATGTTATGAAGTATGAATTTGCCATGGTTCATATAATAATAAATGCCATGGTCAGAAAGATGTCATTGCCAGGGTTAGTaaaataaatttgccatggcaacaaATTTGAAAATATCAAACTTGCCCTGTTCTCAAACTAATTTGTAATTGCCATGGCAACATCCTTTGGATGGAAATGGCAAAAGACACAACGAGTCATGGCAACACAGGCTTCTAGTTGCCATGACAAAAAACACATCTATAAAATTTACTGATTTTAGTAGCCATGGCAACTTTGCCGTGTTTTTGAACATCTTAGGTTGCCAAGATTTTGAATACCTTAAGTTGCCATTGCAAGTTTGCCATGTTCGTGACCATCTTAATTAAGCAATAGCTAACAATTCTCTTAAGATTTGCCATGCTTAATCTGGTCATCATCAACGTACAAAGTGAAAAATGGAAGACAAGCACACATATTATTGTGAAATGTGGCATGCTACTTCGCAAAAAATTGCCATGATTTTTGAGAACATTATCTCTTAAATTTCCCATGAGGCGAAAAGTGATGCTGCGTCAGACTTGGCGTGCACTGGTGTGGATGCTTTGGTTGCGAACACGAATAGCGGCATCCTCGTCGGGCTACCAGAGCAGATCGGGGCGGCCGCTGCACCTGCGTGTGTGCAGGTGCGAGGGTGTGCGACATGGCAAATTTACAATTTTTTTGTTTTCATACATGAAGGCAAAATTAGAAAATATCTATGAATTTTGCATGACAGATTATGCGTGAAATTCACATTCATGAAGGATAAAATCTAAAATGCTTCTCATGTCCTTGCATGAATCCACCTGAGCACAAACTGCCCCCTGTTGCTGCCTGTGGAGCCGCCCTGCCCTATGCTGCTGCTTCCACACCCCAATGTTGCTCCTCCAAAGTGCCCTCCACTGTTGCGTTGGTCCTCTTGGTCACGCTGCGGATGCTCCCGGAGCTCGCGTTGCACGGAGCGTGGAGGTTTGGACACGAGGAAGCCATTGGAGTAGGCCGCGGAGCTCGCGGCGCACGGAGGCGTCGGAGACGAACGTCGACATGCTCCATCCCGGACCACAGCGCTCTCGTACCTGCGTCAGCACCCAGTGCAGTAGCAGGGGCGCCTTTTGTCGCCGACCGCATCGCGCCCGCGCCCCATCGCCTTCCCGCCGCTCCTCTTCGCCAGAGCTGCCGCCGCCGCGCGCTCCCCGCGCGCTCCCCGCGCAACCACCTCCACTCTGTGCTCGCGCAGATCCTTGACGTGGCCTCCTGCTGCGTTGCCGAAGCCGCCCCAACACACGGGGCAGTAGCAGGGGCGGCCCCCGTCTTCAAACGCATCGGCCCCCATCTCCTTCTCGCCACTCCTCCCCGCCTCGGTCTCCAGGAGCAGCACCTCTGCCGCGGTCTCCGAGTAAGCCACCGGCGCAGCCGCCCACACACGAGCTCCTCGCCATGGTGCTCGCGCTCCGGGAGCAGCACCTTCGCCGCGGTCTTCGAGTAAGCCGCCCACACAGCCACCCCACACGAGCTCCTCGCCGTGGTCTTCGAATATGCCGACGGGGCAGCCCCCGCATGAGCTCGAGATGAAGGGGAGAAAAGTGAGCGGCAGAGTGTATGGGGGAGTGGATAAGAGACTCGTTCGGTCGTGCGTCGTTCGCACCGAACGCTCCCAAAACATGACATGGCACCGCTCGCCGCTCTAAAAATCCTAAATCGCGATGGAGGGTGATAGAAGCGTGGGCGAAGTTGATAAGTGCCACATTTGGGTTATGTGAAAAGTTGCCAAACAGGCTGTCAAGGGACCAAGATGAATGTGTGCATCAAAAGCGAGCTTATTCCCCTGTTCATACGGTCAGCTCCCTGTCCAAAGAGGATAGTTGTAGCCAAAGGTTGGTGAGGCCGCGCGACTGTGACAGTTCGACTAGCTAGAGTCACCGGGCATGGTTTAAACACCAAGAAAACGCAGCTACAGGCGCGCGCGGCGGAGCCTTGCGGttgcagggagagaggggagagggtcCCTCCAACCGCGACATGCTGCCGCGCTCCCACTCGCACCCCGCGCGGCGGCGCTCCGGCCTCGGCCCGCAGCTCTGCGCCGTCGCCGCggcgctgctcctgctcctctccctcgccgtcctccactcccgcctctcctcctcctcgcccttccCGCTCTCCTCCTCGTCCCGCTCCTCCGCCACCGACTCCGCCGCCACCAACTCCACCGCTCTCCtcgcggacgacgacgacgaccctGTGGCCGCCGCGCTCGACCCCGACCTCACCCTCGCCGCCGTGACCACCGCTGCCGCCACCGAGGGCGCCGCGGCTACCAACCCCGACGACGACCGCATCGACGAGCTCGACGTGCTCGACGAGGACGACTCCTCCGCCGTCACCGACGCGGCCGACGACGtgcccgcctccgccaccgccgcgtcCTTCCTCTGGGACCACGCCGCCGGCGTCGCCCGCCTCCCCTTCCGCCTCCCCCCCGCTGGCGACTCCCCGCCCGTGGGGTTCCCCCACTTGGACTCCCCGCGTCGGATCGCCGCCGCCTCCTTTGGATCCGACGACGAGCCTGTGGATCTGGAGCTGCGGGTGGAGATCTCGTCCATCAGCGGCATTGAGGACGCGCTGCTCCTCAAGCCCGCCTCCGGCCGTAGCGAGACGCGGCTCCGCTCTGGTTGGGCGCGGTGGCTGGAGGGGAAGGCGGACTACCTCCGGCGCGATCGGATGCTCAGGTCCAACTTGGAGTTCCTCAATCCTCGCAACCACCCTCTGCTCCAGGACCCGGACAGTCCTGGTCTCACTTCACTCACCCGTGGCGACCGCATGGTGCAGCGGTTGCTCATCTCAGAAATTGAGAAAGACTCATCCAAGAATTTTGCCCGGCGGAGCCTCAAGTCGTCCGACAATGAGCATGGAATAGGAGCCATTCTGAAGGAGGAGCCGGAAGAAGTTAGGAGGTGGGGACACTTTCCAGGAATTGATCCACATTTGGGGTTCTCAGAGTTCATGGAAAGGTTCTTTGAGCATGGCAAGTGCTCCCTGAGGGTGTTCATGGTATGGAACAGCCCTCAGTGGGCGTATGGTGTTCGGCACCAGCGTGGGCTCGAGAGCTTGCTCCTGCAGCATCCTGATGCCTGTGTGGTCATGCTGTCGGAGATGCTGGAGCTGGAGGCCTTCCATGAGTTTGTGAAGGAAGGGTATGTTTCATAACCTGCTCATTCACTGATGCTTCTTTAGATTTAATTTGCGAGTGACAGCTGAAGTCATACAACTTTGTAGTGTTcgtaataactactccctccgttccaaaatagatgacccaactttgtactaactttagtacaaagttgggtcatctattttggaacggagggagtagtatttaattAATGAGATCAGCCAACTGTGAATAACAAACGACGGAAAGATAATACTTCCAACATGAAAGCGTGAAGTAACTAGAACTAGAACCACTTGGTGCTACACGGTATTTTTCTTTCTTTGTACTACTATATTTACCAGCTATTTGAGGAAATGTGTCACTTCTGGGGAAAGAACACCATGTTTTAGAACTATTGCTGGCATAAATGTACATGTACTTAGTAGAAACTGTCGTCGAAGGGAATTGAAATCTCTAGTCTCTGTCATTGCATTTCGAATCCCACCCTTCACATGGTCATTCTCTTTTCTAACCCTTGGATTAAAAGTGGCTTAGGTCCACACCTGTGCAGAATATTGTCTTCGCTATTTTACTCCTTAgcgtatactccctccgttcctaaatatttgtctttttacagatttcaaatggactatcacatacgggtgtatatagacatattttagagtgtagattcactcattttgctccgtatgtagtcacttgttgaaatctctagaaagacaaatatttaggaacggagggaggaaGTTTATTGTGTTCTTATCCTCCCAGATTATTCCTTACTAACCCCAGAATAAATTACTAATTGAACCCCAAGCCATCCAATAAAGTATACATGAGTAGGATAACGGTACATTCTTGTGCTTGCGTTTGCATGTTTGGTCAGCACCACACAAGATTCTAACTGAGTGTTTAAAGTATTATATTCTGTTTACCTATACTATTAACATTGGCTGGATTAGTTGTACAAGCATAAAAACATGCCCTCACCTCTTAGATTACTGCTCCCCAGCTCTGTTAGCATTGGCACATCAAGTGATATCTCAGCTAGCTATGGTGTATGATACAGATCAGACCTAGTCTGAATTAATTAACTTCCTTAAATATCACAAATGATGCACCTTTAGGTGCTTTAACCTTTGCTATTTGCTATCCAACGTAGTTGTTTGCTGCAACTTTGCTTGCTTTTCTAGATTTATCCACTTCAAAAGGTCATTTGATGGTTGTAATCTGCATATTAGGTCAGCAAGATCCATTCTCTAGTAGTCCGTAAATACGTAATTGATGGTCTGGAATCCCAAGGAACATTCTGCAAAGAGCAATACTCAATTAATGCGCGCCTGTTTTTTCTGGAGTTTGTGCCGCAGTATTTATATGTAAATCATACACCATACCATGAATTTTACATGGTTAATATACTGGAAGCTCATGTTTTTTTACCAATGGATACAAACACATATATGGACAACTGAATACCCAACAAAAGTAAACAGCATCAATTAGTGAATCATCGTGAAGGCTCTTTGTTTCAATGGCTGGTGTCCTTTGGTGACTTATTGCTCGATTACCATTCCAAAAAGAGCAAACCATAGGGGGAGAGCTAGGCGCCGGACGACCGGCCCAAATTTTGGCCGGTCGCCGTGCAGCCACATGATGTGCGCGCTCGTAACCACAGGATTCAGCCGCTACGCCTTCGTGCATGCCCTCTTCTTGCTAGCGGCAGTTTCTCCTAGCCCCTGCTTGGTCGTCTCCCCCGTGGCCTCCAGCTTGTAGCTCCATGGCGCCGCTCGTTGGCTCGCCGGGGCCCCTTGCCGGCTTGACAGTTGCAGCGCTGGTGCCCACGTGGTTCCACCCCCTATGCAGCAAATCGCGCTGTCGGTTCCAGCAACCAGTCCACCGGTCGTAGCATCCTCGGCCAGTTGGTCCTCCGCCATAGGCATCGCCGTAGCTGGTTGCAGCAACGGCGAGTGCCGGTTCCAGCATATGCGCGTCGCGGTTGCAGCACCCTTCTTAGCCGTGGTCACAACCAGAAGCTGGGGAAGAAAGGAAACGGGTGGATGCGCGTGGCCCGGAACGGATAAGACACAGACGAAGACTTCTTTCGTGGGTCCCACCGAACACATGCTGCTACACGAGCGAGGCGGCGTGAGCATCGCTGGACCGATTTGCGTGGATATGGAGTGTACGATCTGATGGAATCGAACGACGCACACTCGACTGGCGCAAGACTTGTCCGATCGACTGGAAGGGATCGTTTCCCAAATCATAGCTAATCTGTTCACATTCTTTCTGTGCTCGAGTATTTGTTTAAAGCATACACCATATCACGAATTTTACAAGGTAATATATTGGAAGCTCTTTAGATGAATAACTAATGATTTACCAAGAGAAGGTGGTTTTTACTGATGGAGTGTATTACATATGTACAACTAAATACCCGCCTATAAAGTAAGTAGCATAAGTATTggatcattttaaattatctaccATCTGAAATTTTCTATCTTTTATTTCAGTGGCTGCATTGTTTATAAGGCGTCCTGCCTTAGACGCTTAGGCATCGCTTAGGCGATAAGGCGCCCTGGCAGCGCCTTACTAATATGCCCGCTTTAGGCGCTTAGGCATCAGACTGGCTGGTTTCCTTTGGTGACTTATTGCTTGATTACCAGACATTTGAGATCTTCCGAATAGTCATTGCATCTTATAACATTTCAAAAGCGATATTTTTTTCACTTGCCATCCATGGACAGATGTGTTTTCTGCGCCGAAATGACATCCTTCTAAGATATCATCTATACTTGTGTTGTAAACATGTGAAACATCAGCTATACTAGCTACAGCCCATGGGAACAATGAAAGATGCTGCAGCCGTAATGGCTATTCAGATAGACATGTTCAATTAGTTTGGAGAGGATTCTTTTTCTGTTTGATGATGATTCTGTTGTACGCATGCACCTGTCCAGCCATATGGGCAAGCAATCCAAGTACCAACAACTAGCAGCAGAAAGTCCATTAGTTGTACGTTTGGTTGATTAGTAGTTCCAATTTATCTGCAGTTAGAATCCACATTATTGTAGTTACGTTGTTAGGGCTACTGCCTATAAGAATGGTGCCCCATCTATCTTTGAGTTCAAGGATTGATATAGTCCATAGTGTGTAAAGTTCTGTCGTCGTCTTCCTTGACCATTCTAGACTCGTTTCTCCCTCAACTGCTGACCAATTTCTCCCTTGACTGGTGCCCCCCTTCATATGGCTTCATTCAGCTTCATGTGTTGCCATCCGACCTCTCGCCAAAGGATGTTTACCTTGTTGCTGAATGTCCATGGCTACCTGTTTACAGGGAAGCCCAAGCCATGTGACCGCTTTTTGTTCCCCCTCTTCTGCAAGTTGTTCCCCCGTATTAGTTTGTCTACAACACCCTCCTTTGCCGTGAATATTGATGTGTTCCATATTTGTCTGCTCCCTTCCGCGCCATGTTTATACAGTGACCTACAGTCAAGAGACAGATACACTGAGCTCTGTTACAATTTGTTGATCTTATTTGGTGTTTGTGCACCATGCAATGTCATGCATCTTCTTTACTTGTTTGTAATACTCCTGCGAAATTTGTAGCTCGGAAGGTCTTCTTAGTTATGCCCCCTTTTTTCACCATTTTTTAGTGGCAGTTCATTTTTTAGTTTTTAAGGCGGACTGGACCCTCAGAGCAACCCTAGGAGAAGGAATCCCTGTCTGGTTTTGAATGCCCCATTCTACATGTGAGTGGTTGGGTGTCCAAATACACTACATAGGCCTTGTCAAGCTTTCAGCTAAGACACAAGTAGGACATCGATTTGTGTTGTTAGTAACTctctgtaacttaatataagacCTTTTTTGACACAGTGATAATGTCAAAGAACGTCTTATATCaagttacagagggagtagtatctaCCATGTGAAGAAGCCAAATCATGTGCCCACAGTTAAATTCTCACTAAATCATACAGCCAAGCTAGAATGTCTATTTGCTTAGAATATATGTACTCAATATTCTGAACACCGTCTTGTATTTAGTGTATATATGACCACCAATATAA
This region of Triticum aestivum cultivar Chinese Spring chromosome 2D, IWGSC CS RefSeq v2.1, whole genome shotgun sequence genomic DNA includes:
- the LOC123052418 gene encoding uncharacterized protein At4g19900; this translates as MLPRSHSHPARRRSGLGPQLCAVAAALLLLLSLAVLHSRLSSSSPFPLSSSSRSSATDSAATNSTALLADDDDDPVAAALDPDLTLAAVTTAAATEGAAATNPDDDRIDELDVLDEDDSSAVTDAADDVPASATAASFLWDHAAGVARLPFRLPPAGDSPPVGFPHLDSPRRIAAASFGSDDEPVDLELRVEISSISGIEDALLLKPASGRSETRLRSGWARWLEGKADYLRRDRMLRSNLEFLNPRNHPLLQDPDSPGLTSLTRGDRMVQRLLISEIEKDSSKNFARRSLKSSDNEHGIGAILKEEPEEVRRWGHFPGIDPHLGFSEFMERFFEHGKCSLRVFMVWNSPQWAYGVRHQRGLESLLLQHPDACVVMLSEMLELEAFHEFVKEGHKVAVAVPNLDELLEGTPTHIFASVWYEWRKTVNYPLHYSELVRLAALYRYGGIYLDSDIIVLKPLKSLRNSIGTVKEVSRGSSFSGAVLAFEKQSPFLLECLKEWYSTYDDTLIQWNGAELMTRVIRNHSDSDPNREHLEIQLEPSFTFYPINSTDISRYFSEPDSTAERAQHDALFSRILNYSTTFHFWNSITSSLVPESNSLVERILNHYCLHCLDVL